A stretch of the Dichotomicrobium thermohalophilum genome encodes the following:
- a CDS encoding fasciclin domain-containing protein: MLILRSLALAMALVFVASPAAFAGGSMAKKDIVDTAKAVGEFKTLVTALDAAGLVETLKGEGPFTVFAPTDDAFAKLPDGTVENLLKPENKDQLVSILTYHVVPGKVMAGDVQGKQLEVETVEGSKLTVDGTDGVTVDGATVTMPDVAASNGVIHVIDEVVMPGSTS, encoded by the coding sequence ATGTTGATTCTACGCAGCCTCGCGCTTGCCATGGCACTGGTTTTCGTAGCCTCCCCGGCCGCTTTCGCTGGCGGTTCGATGGCCAAAAAGGACATCGTCGACACCGCCAAGGCCGTCGGAGAGTTCAAGACACTCGTGACAGCCCTGGATGCCGCCGGCCTGGTCGAGACCTTGAAGGGCGAAGGCCCGTTCACCGTGTTCGCCCCGACCGATGATGCCTTCGCCAAGCTTCCGGATGGCACGGTCGAGAACCTGCTGAAGCCGGAAAACAAGGATCAGCTCGTCTCGATCCTCACTTATCACGTCGTTCCCGGCAAGGTGATGGCCGGCGATGTGCAGGGCAAGCAGCTTGAGGTCGAGACGGTCGAAGGCAGTAAGCTGACCGTTGATGGCACTGACGGCGTGACCGTCGACGGCGCGACCGTGACCATGCCGGACGTGGCCGCGTCCAACGGCGTGATCCATGTCATCGACGAGGTCGTGATGCCGGGCTCCACGAGCTAA
- a CDS encoding fasciclin domain-containing protein yields MSVLRSIAFATIIAFVMAPAAHAGSMAKKDIVDTAKEAGSFTTLVKALDAAGLVETLKGEGPFTVFAPTDDAFGKLPEGAVEDLLKPENKDKLTAILTYHVVPGKVMSGDIKGKEMQAESVEGTQLSIDATDDVMVGDAKVTKADIEASNGVIHVIDTVLMPEGTT; encoded by the coding sequence ATGTCGGTTCTACGCAGTATCGCATTCGCAACGATCATCGCTTTCGTCATGGCGCCAGCCGCACATGCCGGCAGCATGGCGAAGAAAGACATTGTCGACACCGCCAAGGAGGCGGGCAGCTTCACAACGCTGGTCAAGGCGCTTGATGCGGCTGGACTTGTCGAGACGCTGAAGGGCGAAGGCCCGTTCACCGTGTTCGCGCCGACCGACGACGCCTTCGGCAAGCTCCCAGAGGGCGCTGTCGAGGACCTGCTGAAGCCCGAGAACAAGGACAAGCTGACTGCTATCCTCACCTATCATGTGGTGCCGGGCAAAGTGATGTCCGGGGACATCAAGGGTAAGGAAATGCAGGCGGAAAGTGTTGAAGGCACCCAGTTGAGCATCGACGCCACCGACGATGTGATGGTGGGCGACGCCAAGGTGACGAAGGCGGATATCGAAGCCTCGAACGGCGTGATTCACGTCATCGATACGGTTCTGATGCCCGAAGGCACCACCTGA
- the argC gene encoding N-acetyl-gamma-glutamyl-phosphate reductase translates to MTKLRIGVIGASGYTGADLIRLAAAHPNIEIGPLAAGAHAGQTLAEVFPHLGRVEAPTLTRAEETDWRGCDAVFSGLPHGAAQDIIKSLPEDLRVIDMSADFRLRDASVYEQWYGRAHEAQDLLAEAVYGLTEFYGPEIAEARLVACPGCYPTAVLLALLPLLSAGLIVADDIIIDAKSGISGAGRALKQNTLFAEAGEGLSPYAIGAHRHGPEIDQEISRAAGRDIVASFTPHLVPMSRGELVTCHVRLAEGVTVGDLRASLDSRYHDAAFAHLLPEGRVPATQHVRGSNHFIVNVFPDRLPGRAVVIGALDNLVKGSAGQALQNFNLMFGLPETTGLEQQPLFP, encoded by the coding sequence ATGACCAAATTGCGGATCGGTGTCATCGGCGCGTCGGGCTACACGGGCGCCGACCTCATTCGCCTGGCCGCGGCGCATCCGAATATCGAGATCGGCCCGCTTGCGGCCGGGGCGCATGCCGGGCAGACGCTGGCGGAGGTGTTCCCGCATCTCGGCCGCGTCGAGGCGCCGACACTCACCCGCGCGGAGGAGACGGACTGGCGCGGTTGCGATGCGGTATTCAGCGGCCTGCCGCACGGCGCGGCGCAGGACATCATCAAGTCGCTGCCGGAGGATCTGCGGGTCATCGACATGTCGGCGGACTTCCGGCTGCGTGATGCCTCCGTGTACGAACAATGGTACGGACGGGCCCATGAGGCTCAGGATCTGCTGGCCGAAGCGGTTTACGGCCTGACGGAATTTTATGGTCCCGAGATCGCCGAGGCGCGCCTGGTGGCTTGTCCGGGCTGCTATCCGACCGCCGTGCTGTTGGCGTTGCTGCCTCTGCTGAGCGCGGGGCTGATCGTGGCGGACGATATCATCATTGATGCCAAGTCCGGTATCTCCGGGGCGGGCCGGGCTCTCAAGCAGAACACGCTGTTCGCTGAGGCGGGGGAGGGGCTGTCGCCCTACGCGATTGGCGCGCATCGCCACGGCCCTGAGATCGACCAGGAGATCAGCCGCGCGGCAGGCCGCGATATCGTGGCGAGCTTTACGCCGCACCTGGTGCCGATGAGTCGCGGCGAGCTGGTGACGTGTCATGTGCGCTTGGCGGAAGGCGTAACCGTCGGGGATCTGCGCGCCAGCCTCGACTCGCGCTATCACGACGCGGCCTTCGCGCACCTGCTGCCCGAGGGGCGCGTCCCCGCCACGCAGCATGTGCGCGGATCGAACCACTTCATCGTCAATGTCTTTCCCGACCGGCTGCCGGGCCGTGCCGTCGTTATAGGCGCGTTGGACAACCTCGTGAAAGGCTCCGCCGGCCAGGCGCTGCAGAACTTCAACCTGATGTTCGGTCTGCCCGAGACGACCGGGCTGGAGCAGCAGCCGCTCTTCCCATGA
- a CDS encoding DUF992 domain-containing protein, with the protein MTKYQEGWTMVMRQMLAAMLAALILAPAAAEAGDKRVEVGSLTCRIDGGASFVFGSTRSLSCKFESVRGGPPEYYEGEIERFGLDLGVTGETVMGWAVFAPSRGMPDYALAGTYSGVAADASFGLGGGAKVLVGGSNDTISLQPVSLQGQSGVNLALTVARLRLRSAP; encoded by the coding sequence ATGACCAAATATCAGGAGGGATGGACGATGGTGATGCGACAGATGCTTGCGGCGATGCTCGCCGCTCTGATACTCGCACCGGCGGCTGCCGAAGCGGGTGACAAGCGGGTGGAAGTCGGCTCGCTCACCTGCCGGATCGATGGTGGAGCGAGCTTCGTGTTCGGCTCGACGCGCAGTCTGAGCTGCAAATTCGAGTCGGTGCGCGGCGGCCCGCCGGAGTATTATGAAGGCGAGATTGAGCGTTTCGGGCTGGACCTTGGCGTGACAGGGGAAACCGTGATGGGCTGGGCGGTGTTCGCGCCGAGCCGCGGGATGCCGGATTACGCGCTCGCCGGCACCTACAGCGGCGTAGCGGCCGATGCCTCGTTCGGTCTTGGCGGCGGGGCCAAGGTGCTCGTCGGTGGCTCCAACGACACGATTTCGCTGCAGCCGGTGAGCCTTCAGGGACAATCGGGCGTGAATCTCGCCCTCACGGTAGCCCGCTTGCGGCTGCGTTCGGCGCCCTAA
- a CDS encoding sulfite exporter TauE/SafE family protein — protein MFQIYLPIAELSVNMLTIIGMGAAVGFLSGMFGVGGGFLMTPLLIFSGVPAAVAVATEANQIVASSVSGALAQWRRNNVDLKMGTVLLIGGGIGTAFGVQVVKILRETGQIELIIALLYVVFLGAVGILMLIESLNALRKARTGKSGPRRRPGQHGWIHGLPFKMRFQRSKLYISAIPPLMLGTLVGLLASIMGVGGGFIMVPAMIYLLRMPTNVVIGTSLFQIIFVTAFATILHATTNQTVDVVLAMLLMIGGVIGAQFGVVAGQKLRGDQLRALLALLVLGVAARLFFSLVLEPAELYSIGPVIGEGH, from the coding sequence ATGTTTCAAATCTACCTGCCGATCGCCGAACTGTCAGTGAACATGCTGACCATCATCGGGATGGGCGCGGCTGTGGGCTTTCTCTCGGGCATGTTCGGCGTCGGCGGCGGCTTCCTCATGACCCCGCTGCTGATCTTCTCCGGCGTGCCCGCCGCGGTCGCCGTGGCCACGGAAGCCAATCAGATCGTCGCTTCATCCGTCTCGGGCGCGCTCGCACAGTGGCGCCGCAATAATGTCGACCTGAAGATGGGCACAGTGCTGCTGATCGGCGGTGGCATCGGTACCGCTTTCGGCGTGCAGGTCGTCAAGATTCTGCGCGAGACTGGCCAGATCGAACTGATCATCGCGCTTCTCTACGTCGTGTTTCTCGGCGCTGTGGGCATCCTGATGCTCATCGAAAGCCTGAACGCGCTGCGCAAGGCGCGCACCGGAAAAAGCGGCCCACGCCGGCGTCCGGGCCAGCACGGCTGGATCCACGGCCTCCCCTTCAAGATGCGCTTCCAGCGGTCAAAGCTTTACATCAGCGCGATTCCGCCGCTCATGCTCGGCACGCTGGTGGGCCTGCTCGCCTCGATCATGGGCGTTGGCGGCGGCTTCATCATGGTCCCGGCGATGATTTATCTGCTGCGGATGCCGACCAACGTCGTGATTGGCACCTCACTGTTTCAGATCATTTTCGTCACCGCCTTTGCGACTATCCTCCACGCCACGACCAACCAGACGGTCGATGTGGTGCTGGCCATGCTGTTGATGATCGGCGGCGTCATCGGCGCGCAATTCGGTGTGGTCGCCGGGCAGAAGCTGCGCGGCGATCAGCTCCGGGCGCTTCTGGCCTTGCTGGTGCTTGGCGTCGCAGCGCGGCTGTTCTTTTCTCTCGTGCTGGAACCGGCAGAGCTTTACTCGATCGGACCGGTCATCGGAGAGGGACACTGA
- a CDS encoding TIGR02186 family protein, giving the protein MARIVLITLAALMALVTAATAQPGGFRERIEADVSSRQIGIESDFAGIQVVVFGAVDHSQQRSAEENLYDVAVVIRGPDEPTVVRQKDRVVGLWVNQAAKIFGEVPQYYAVLSTRPLNEIAPADLLDKHRIGFENLRFTLVEGAEAPTAAEEEAFRKALIRIKEDQNLYQERDFAVAFISRSLFRATVSLPANVPVGVYDVEIFLFRNGELLDTHETELRIEKQGLERFIFNLAYQNSLIYGIAGVIIAIIAGLAASAAFRKS; this is encoded by the coding sequence ATGGCACGTATCGTCCTGATCACCCTCGCTGCCCTGATGGCGCTCGTCACCGCGGCGACGGCGCAGCCCGGCGGTTTCCGCGAACGCATCGAGGCGGACGTCTCGTCACGCCAGATCGGCATCGAGTCGGATTTCGCCGGCATTCAGGTCGTTGTCTTCGGCGCGGTCGATCACAGTCAGCAGCGCTCCGCCGAGGAGAATCTCTACGACGTCGCAGTGGTCATCCGCGGGCCGGACGAGCCCACCGTGGTGCGCCAGAAGGACCGCGTTGTGGGCCTGTGGGTCAATCAGGCCGCAAAGATCTTTGGAGAGGTGCCGCAGTATTACGCCGTGCTGTCCACCCGCCCGCTCAACGAGATCGCGCCAGCCGACTTGCTGGATAAGCACCGGATCGGCTTCGAGAATCTACGCTTCACCCTGGTTGAAGGCGCCGAGGCGCCGACAGCTGCAGAAGAGGAAGCGTTCCGCAAGGCGCTAATCCGTATCAAGGAGGATCAGAACCTCTACCAGGAGCGGGATTTCGCCGTGGCCTTCATCAGCCGCAGCCTTTTCCGCGCGACCGTCTCGCTGCCGGCTAATGTACCCGTGGGCGTGTATGATGTAGAGATTTTCCTGTTCCGCAACGGCGAATTGCTCGACACGCATGAGACCGAACTGCGCATCGAGAAGCAGGGGCTTGAGCGGTTCATCTTCAACCTGGCCTACCAGAATTCGCTGATCTACGGCATCGCAGGCGTGATCATTGCCATCATCGCTGGCCTGGCCGCCTCGGCGGCGTTCCGCAAGAGCTAG
- a CDS encoding sulfurtransferase TusA family protein — MADVHLDTTGLTCPLPILKAKKAIKRVPAGGTLEVIATDPGAVEDFETFCRVSGHALVESSEEDGVFRFLIRHSG, encoded by the coding sequence ATGGCTGATGTGCATCTCGACACGACGGGGCTGACCTGTCCCCTGCCGATCCTCAAGGCGAAGAAGGCGATCAAGCGCGTGCCTGCTGGCGGCACGCTCGAGGTAATTGCCACGGACCCCGGCGCGGTGGAGGATTTCGAGACCTTCTGTCGCGTGAGCGGCCATGCGCTTGTCGAGTCGAGCGAGGAGGACGGCGTGTTCCGTTTCCTCATCCGCCACAGTGGCTGA